A section of the Engystomops pustulosus chromosome 3, aEngPut4.maternal, whole genome shotgun sequence genome encodes:
- the LOC140122858 gene encoding trace amine-associated receptor 3-like yields MDLTAPNCSQFEIASLPCSSSRSLATRLGLYLFFTCSITITIFGNLGIIISISHFVQLHSPTNFLILSLAITDLCLGIFIMPYSMIRTVENCWYFGNLFCKIHYGFDLTLSVISIFHLCIIAIDRFYAVCEPLYYPLRITGTVIKHLVFSCWSAAMLFSLGVVISNSHVSGIEGYHILVTCLHICPITFNKLWSMVIFFVCFFIPASIMVGVYIKIFLVSLRHRRIIENKVLAETYQNISKKREHKAAKKLAILMGVFLTCWSPLFITFIIDPFIDYSTPTLLFDAFNWLSYINSTCNPILYGFLYPWFRKALRHIVSGRMLFHALSSSAELPPCMSLPLVSPVTQAHAQWPPSYQ; encoded by the exons ATGGATCTAACGGCTCCTAACTGCTCACAGTTTGAGATTGCCTCTTTGCCCTGCTCTAGCAGTCGCTCTCTGGCTACTCGATTGGGACTATACTTGTTTTTTACTTGTTCTATAACCATCACAATCTTTGGAAACCTTGGGATCATTATTTCCATTTCTCATTTTGTGCAGCTCCACTCTCCGACTAATTTCCTTATACTCTCCTTAGCCATAACTGACCTTTGCCTTGGAATATTTATTATGCCATACAGCATGATACGAACCGTGGAAAATTGCTGGTACTTTGGAAACTTATTTTGTAAGATACATTATGGCTTTGATTTAACCCTTAGCGTTATCTCCATTTTTCACCTCTGCATTATAGCCATTGACAGGTTCTATGCTGTCTGTGAGCCACTCTATTACCCCTTAAGGATTACAGGGACTGTTATTAAACACCTAGTTTTCTCATGCTGGTCAGCTGCCATGCTATTTTCACTGGGGGTGGTTATTTCTAATTCTCATGTATCTGGCATTGAAGGATATCACATTTTAGTCACCTGTCTTCATATCTGTCCAATCACTTTTAACAAGTTATGGTCAATGGTTAttttctttgtttgtttttttattccaGCATCAATAATGGTTGGGGTTTACATAAAGATATTCCTTGTATCTCTGAGGCACAGAAGAATCattgaaaataaagttttagctgaaacatatcaaaatatttccaaaaagagagaacacaaagctgctaaaaaattagctattttaaTGGGCGTTTTCCTTACATGTTGGTCACCCCTATTTATTACCTTTATAATTGATCCATTCATAGATTACTCTACTCCAACATTGCTTTTTGATGCATTTAATTGGCTCTCTTATATAAATTCAACCTGTAATCCAATATTGTATGGCTTTCTCTATCCTTGGTTTCGAAAAGCATTAAGGCATATTGTTTCTGGTAGGAT GCTATTTCACGCCCTGAGTAGCTCTGCAGAGCTGCCCCCCTGCATGTCTTTACCACTTGTGAGCCCGGTGACACAGGCCCATGCACAGTGGCCCCCTTCATATCAATGA